AAAACTCGACAAAGACGATGTAAACAAGACTGCACTAGCTGCCGGGATACTAATATATCAATTGCCGTGCTCTTTGATGATTTGCCAGCTTCGGTGGTGATTGACAGTTCTTACGAAACTACGCTCGAAGGCGAATATTTGCTTAATTCTGATGGGTGTTTGGAGGTGATCAAGAGGTATCCAAATGCGGGCGCTGCCAAAGTATTCGTCAATGCAAATCATCCCAATAACTCTAATTGTGCAGATTTGTTGGTTAAGAAGAACGCAGAGTTAAAGAAAATAGTCAAAGACAATAGCATAGAATGCTCGAATCAATCTGTAAACGCGGAGATGCGATCGGCTATTTGGAATCACTTTGCCGAAGACTTGCAACTTGGAGAGATTGAGCTTGACGTAACCAAAGGAGATACAAAGGATATTTGGGAAAAGCTGCAAACGTATTTACCGCTCTATACACTATTCCAGTCCGACAGAAAGAATAGCGATAGCGACAGTGAAGTACAGGATCCACTCAAAGAGGCTGTGAAGCAGATCATGGCAGATGCCACGATTACTGCTTTATTGGCAGATGTCGCTGAGCGTGTTGAGCAACGCCTGATAGATGTTTCCAATAGCACTTTGGAAAAGTTACGGGAAATGAATCCGGAAGTCGCCTCGTCGTTAAAGCCGATAATTCCTCCCGCCAACGCTCTGAAATGGGCTGACGTGTTTAAATCAGTTTCGATAACCGGTGATGAGAATATTCCAATCAATAAAAGAGGGAGTGGAATCAAGCGGCTTGTGTTATTGAACTTCTTCCGAGCAGAGGCAGAGCGAAGGCAGCAGCAAGGCAATTCGAGATCAATCATTTATGCTATTGAAGAGCCTGAGACGTCACAGCATACGGACCATCAAAAAATGCTAATCAGAGCTTTTAAGCAGTTGGCTAGTGCTGCAAACACGCAGGTGTTACTTACGACCCATAGTTGTACAATTGTCAAAGGGCTCAATTTTGACCATCTGAGATTGGTTTCAATTGATGCAGTTGGAAGCAAATGCATTGAAAGTATTATACCTCATCAATTACCGTATCCGTCATTAAATGAAATTAATTATATAGCATTTAGAGACTTGACGGAAGAATACCACAATGAGCTTTATGGATATATTGAAGCTGAGGAGCTCCTTGGCGCATATAGATTGGGAAAACAAACCGTTACGTACAATAAGATATTTAGAAACGGTACGGTCGGTCCGACTCCTGTAATATTGACAGAGTACATAAGACATCAGATTCACCACCCTGAGAATGCAAACAACATAAGATATACCTTTCAACAACTTACTGACTCGGTTGATTTGATGAGAGGCTTTATTGTTGCCAGCCGGGCGAGCATTTAACGTTTTGGAAAGATTGACAGTTCTACATCTGATTAATTGCTGGTAATCATAGCAATCAAAAATAAATGGATCAAACTCCAAAACAACATGACTGACGGGACGAATTATACACCTTCAATTGACGAGAATCTGCTAATATTGCAGAAAAAGATCTTTTGAACTTATATGAGGCTAGTGGTATTGCGAAATCTGAAATCATGATTCAGGAACTGGACGAGGAAGCTGAGTTTGATATAAGTCTGATTCTGAACATTCATAGGACTGCTTTTGGTGAATTGTATGATTGGGCAGGAAAATGGAGGACGATAGAAGTTCAGGTTGGGAAGTTAACTCCACCTCATCCATCACAAGTGCCGAACTTGATGTACCAGTATGCAGATGATGTAAATTATAGATTGAAATTTGTACAGGAAAAGGTTGAAGTCGCGGAGTTGTTAGCCTATTTACATCACCGCTTTGTATGGATTCATCCTTTCAATAATGGAAACGGACGCACCGCCCGCTTACTTCTAAATGCGGCGGCGATGCTAAAAGGATTTGAACCGGTACAATTGTATCACAGAGAAGGGGAAGCTAGAAAAGAGTATATTCAGGCCTTACGAAAAGCGGACGGAGGCGATGCTCATGGACTTACAAACCTAATTCTTAATGAACTCACGGCCTTTTAATTCTGCTTCACGTAGCAGCGCAATGACGATAGCCTGTATCTGTGGCTGGGGAACTTCCTGATTTTCCAACGCCATGCTACCGCTAACCATATCGGTGACCATGGATGTAACATATGCCTTCTGGCGCAGCTTGGAATATTTTTCAAATAATTTCATACCTTCAAATATAACCTAATTTTAGTAATTTCTAAAACCTCCTGATGCCCAGCCAAACCAACGAAGCCGCCCTCGAATCTGCCATTGAAAAAAAGTTAACAGGAACAACCCTGGAAGAATATCTGAAACCCATTTCATCACTTCCAACACTCCAAGAACGAAGGCCGCTATACAGAAGCGGTCAGGGGTATTATTTGGGATTGCCAGGTGATTTCAATGCACGTTATGCGGTAGACGAGGTGAGGCTGTGGGATTTTTTGGAAACAACTCAAAAGACGAGCTGACCAAGTTGCAAAAGCAAAGTGACTGGAAACTGAAAATACTGGAACGGCTTGACCGGATGCTGAAAAAGAAAGGAATCATCAGTATTCTGCGTAAAGGTTTGGATGTGGAAGATGCGCACTTTACATTT
This portion of the Dyadobacter sp. CECT 9275 genome encodes:
- a CDS encoding ATP-binding protein; translation: MSIAVLFDDLPASVVIDSSYETTLEGEYLLNSDGCLEVIKRYPNAGAAKVFVNANHPNNSNCADLLVKKNAELKKIVKDNSIECSNQSVNAEMRSAIWNHFAEDLQLGEIELDVTKGDTKDIWEKLQTYLPLYTLFQSDRKNSDSDSEVQDPLKEAVKQIMADATITALLADVAERVEQRLIDVSNSTLEKLREMNPEVASSLKPIIPPANALKWADVFKSVSITGDENIPINKRGSGIKRLVLLNFFRAEAERRQQQGNSRSIIYAIEEPETSQHTDHQKMLIRAFKQLASAANTQVLLTTHSCTIVKGLNFDHLRLVSIDAVGSKCIESIIPHQLPYPSLNEINYIAFRDLTEEYHNELYGYIEAEELLGAYRLGKQTVTYNKIFRNGTVGPTPVILTEYIRHQIHHPENANNIRYTFQQLTDSVDLMRGFIVASRASI
- a CDS encoding Fic family protein gives rise to the protein MIQELDEEAEFDISLILNIHRTAFGELYDWAGKWRTIEVQVGKLTPPHPSQVPNLMYQYADDVNYRLKFVQEKVEVAELLAYLHHRFVWIHPFNNGNGRTARLLLNAAAMLKGFEPVQLYHREGEARKEYIQALRKADGGDAHGLTNLILNELTAF